The region TTTAACCATTGTCTGGTTGGGGAGCCTTTTTTTATATGACATGGACCAAAGGCATGCTCATCAGTGAGTGCATGGTGTGATACCTGATGGCTTGTGGTTGGATAATGTACTAGTGCTACCCCCAAGGAAGATGAGCCCTAAGGTGCAGACTAATATTTTGATTGTGGTTCTGCCCACAACAATTGTTGGATGCTTATGTCCTGGGATGTGGTTGAGGCTCAAAGTGGATCCTAAAAATTTCCCATAGGAAGTAGCTAATGAGTAGGTGAATCAATTCAGTGGATGTGTTAGTCTCAACAGAATCTTTATTTTTTTTAGGTCAAAGGCAAAGTTGCTTGTCCAGGAGTTCCTACTGTGCAGGTATCTTGTCTCCAATTGGctgcgtacatgtacgtgtgttcAAACttccctccacacacagggACTTTGTTTATCATATGCTGCTGCTGCAACGGGTCACGCCAACGAAGCCCCTCGTCTCAGTTACCTGTTTATACCACTGACCATGGCTAATGAATCACTATTCTCCTGGTGCAGGTGGGTGCTGTGCAGTACTAAGGTTTCTGTGTGCATTAGTATAACAATAGAACTGGCTGTGTACCCATAGTTAGTCCATCGCAGGATATGTTTTGATTAAGTTTCTTTGATTCGCATGTAGGGGCCAATTACGTCGACTGCTACAGCATTCTCGTGTGATTGTGTACGGAGGTCAAAGAATGGTGGCCACTGTCATTTCCTGTTTAGATATCCTCGAGCACTCAAATGGTGAGAAGTTAATCCGTTTATGGTCActgtgtgtttttgtgtacatgtatttcaatTGCCTTGTTAGACCAAACCTACGTCATTTCTAATTTAGAGTGGAGCATGTCTATTGATGTGGTCGAACTGTTTGCTTGTATTCCCTAATTATAGACGAGTGACAAAGTTTGTGTTCATAGCTGACATACATAAATGGTTTTTATTTGTTCGAAGTACCTGTGTAACGGAAATGTGGGTGGTCGTAATTGCCCCCTATTGAGTCCTGGCTCTTGATATATTTTTCGTATGGCGAGACAGAGCTCTATTTCTCATAATAGTCTTATGTTTTATTATGTAATACGTTTGATTGTGTAAGACGAACATAAATGGTGTTTATTTGTTCGAAGTACCCGTGTAATGGGATGTGGGTGGTCGTAATTGCCTCCTAATGAGTCCTGGCTCTTGATGTATTTTTCGTGTGGCGAGACAGAGCTCTATTTCTCATAATAGTCTTACGTTTTATTATGTAATACGTTTGATTGCGTAAGACGAGCTAACAATGAAACCTGTCAGCAGTGCTTTGTCCGGATATGCATGTGTACGAATAGAGCCGCAGTATTGTATATTTTAGCTTCTCCTTTTCGATTTTGAATGGATATGGTATGATTATTTAGTGTTTAATAatgttctctctctctccccaAAACTTTCTCTTATCTCTAGAGTGGTTACATTGGAAGGTGCTGGACCTACTTGTAGCCGAGTGGCTCCTAGATCCGGATCATCCCCCCGAAAGTTTTGCTCAAGTAATGGAGCGTTGTAAGCTAAGGAAGCCACCAACAACCTCTGTAGGTTATCCCCACGTACGCACATGTACCTTGTTTGGCAATAGCCTTCATTGCAACCTGGAGAGAGAGTCTAGTAATTGAGAATTGTGCCCACATCGTTGAAACTATAATTGCATTTGCGTAATAGTGGCAGTTCTGAAATCAAAGATACACGTAATAATATTGTATTTCTACCCTGATGCCTAAATTGGCTTTTGTATGCATTGGTACATTAATTAAAATCAAGTTTTTCCTGTCTTTAAATTCACCTTTAATTAGTGTAGATTGATTTGTATCACGATTGCTATTTTAATTGCGTCAGGAATCTACAACAGACCTATGCGGCGACGTGTCTCTGTTGGGACCTgctatggtgtgtgtgtatcagaGGCTTCGGGTAAGCTGAGAGTATCTGTCATGGATTCTTACTCAATTAACTTGCAGGAGGAAAACCTGTGGTTGCTTTTTGAAAGGATTGAAATCAAGGCCATACCAATTTTAGCAGGTATTAAAGTGGAATGTTAGTTTCCAAAACAATTATGTAACAGCCGGTAATTGGTAATTAGTGTGACgactgactgactgactaATGCATGCGTATGTGCGTGTGGTAGGTATGGAGGTTGCAGGAATTCAAGTTAGCGCCAACAAGCTGCTTGGGTACGCAGAACTCCTCAAGGTAGACTATCATGTTGGACCTGTTTGTGTAATTATCATTCTTCGTGTTCATAGATTAAAATTTCGAGGGTCGAGGAAGTAGCCTACAAGGTGGGTGTACTTTGCATAATTGAGAATTAGTTTGTGCACAATGTGTCAGAGGTGCTTACTCTCTTACAGGCTGCAGGTCATAAGTTCTCCATCAATAGTACAGCACAACTACGTGAGGTCTGCATGCAATACATAATTTTCTCTGATAAATTTGGAGCGTGAATAGAATACTGTGTTATGTCGGTATTGTGGTCTCAAGTATTGTTATATTGTATTGTATAAGTATTGTTTGTGTACGTGTTTTGGTGTATTTGTGTTGAAGTATGCCTCGCTGCAGGTTCTCTTTGAGGAGCTCCACCTTGACAGTCTGTACGGTAGGACGTTATCAAAGACCCAAGTCAATAAAGTCAAGTCCACTTCAGAATCAGTGGTATGTGGTAACTGGTATATTGAGAAATCTAATACTCTCTTCTGTGTGCTCCTACTAACCACAGTTGTGGCCTAGGGCGTATACAGTGGTTGCAAGTGGGGAAACAATGTCTGCATATGCATATTGATGTCTGAAAAATTCCTTCTTTCACAGCTAAATCAACTGAAAGAATTACACCCCTTGCCTGGGCTTGTCTTGGAGTATAGACAGGTAGGAAACAGAGTAATTAGGACTGCTTTTGATGTTGTTTAATCTCACAGCTTTGCAAGATCAATGCCACATATATAGCAGGGGTTCTTCCTTACATATCCAGAGTAAGTATAAGTCTAGTCATGGTTACTCTTTAGCCACAACTCTTTCCTCCAGGACACTCTCAAGGCATCCTGGTGAGTTATTGTGGTGACCAGTTACACACAGGTCCCATCTTCATCAAATTGCGGTATTTCCTTTCCTGGGTATTCTTTTAGCATTACTAAGTTAGTATGTTCCTCAGCATTTTCCTGTACTACTCGCACTTTCTTGtatattattgtgtacatttTGTCCTTCCCTtactccctccacacacacacacacacacacacacacacacacacacacacacacacacacacacacacacacacacacacacacacacacacacacacacacacacacacacacacacacacaccaggcaGCACACTGGGACTGCTACTGGGAGACTGGTCTCATGCAATCCAGTGAGTTACAATTGAATTAGGAACTTAATTTGTCTGACCAAACTATATCTGTGAGCATCTGGGGTCACTGGTTTTACGTCTGGCGTCATGTCTACTCCTGATGCACAGAATATCCAGGCCTTCCCCAAACAGTCCATCAACTTAGGAGTAGTCAAGAAGAGCTTTATTGTGGGTATGTGTGCTGTAAAGTACTTaccatgcagtgtatatatacagagagaggaggtccgacatgcgtgcacgaatcactacaagtgctagtgtatttggcttggacgttatcacgtgaccaTCAATGCATTagctgaacttgtagtgattcatgCCCGGATGTCGGACCCTCCTCCTGGTGTGTATAgatagtgtgcatgtgttattGCCCTCATTCAGGTAAAGAACCCGAGGAGGTGACCATTGACATTCGAGAGACAGTCGAGAGCCGGCCTGGGTTCACTTTCATTGCTGCTGGTATAATTGACTCTACACAATTAAAGAGGAGCACCTCTCACAGTATTGTCTATACACAGATTTCAAAAGCATTGAGCTACGTCTTGTGGCCCACTTCTCTAAAGATGACCTGCTCCTCTCAATACTCAACTCAAATGCAACACCAGACGTGTTCGTTCACCTGGCGTCTGAatggtacgtgtgtgtgtgtgtgtgtgtgtgtgtgtgtgtgtgtgtgtgtgtgtgtgtgtgtgtgtgtgtgtgtgtgtgtgtgtgtgtgtgtgtgtgtgtgtgtgtgtgtgtgtgtgtgtgtgtgtgtgtgtgtgtgtgtgtgtgctacatgtatgtacatgtaagcccATTGGATTTCGACTGTTCATCCACAGATACTAGATTCAGCAGCACACCCTGTGGTGGTATCTCCCTTCCTTCTCCACTCTCCCCCGTGACCCTTTCTTCCCGTACAGGTTAGGTGTGGCTGTAGACGCAGTGAGCCCCGTTCACAGAGAGAGGACAAAGAGGGTCGTGTACGCAGTTGTATATGGAGTGGGTACGTGGTATTGATAGTATCTACAGCCTGTAGCAGATTCGTCTCAATTATTTGTTGCAGGAAAGGAAAGACTTGCTGAGATACTAAATGTGGAGCCTAGCTATGCAAAAGATCTTACCAGTAGCTTCTTAAGTAAAGTCCTTTGCATTAAGCTTACTGTAACTTGAGGTTTTTGCAGGCAAATTTCCCGGAGTGAGAAATTTCATTCACAAAACTATTGAGGAGTGTAGAAGCAAAGGTATGTGATTTGACTCCTTGTGATGTGTCGACCACCTTACACACAGGTTACTTGGTGAGTATATGTGGGCGTCGCCGCTGGTTCCCTTCCATCAACTCGGACAACCATCAGTTGAGATTACACACAGAGAGACAAGCAGTCAACTTTGTGGTTCAAGGTAAGCATTGAATGGGAGTCGCTTTCAAAATAGAATATTAATTCTTGTTTCTGTTTGTGGCTGATGTTAACAGCACTAGAAGCCGTACTGAGAGCCTAAACAGTACGTCCTATAAATTTCTATTTTGCTCTTTTGGGTAATTCTCAATATAGACATAATAAAAATAAGTTTTGTATGACTTGATGTGTTTAGGCTCAGCTGCAGACATATGCAAGTGCGGTATGATAGAAGTGTCTCAACTGCTAGCCAGGAATCACTCCAACTCACAGTGAGAgttatgaataataataataaattatatataacatGCAAAGCAGGATAATGAATGTAATTTTGCAGGCTTCTTGTGCAAATTCATGATGAGTTGATCTTTGAAGTCCCTGACCTTGAAATCCAAAAAATTGCAGGTATTTAATATTGAATTCTTATAGAAATTGCATTTAATAATGCTAATGTGTTCTCAGGCATGCTTAAATCAAGCCTGGAGAAGTTGGATTTGCTCGACTACAAACTAAAGGTAAATGCAAAATGCGAACtcataataaattatcatcAGTTCTAACTCTTTTAA is a window of Halichondria panicea chromosome 13, odHalPani1.1, whole genome shotgun sequence DNA encoding:
- the LOC135346775 gene encoding DNA polymerase nu-like isoform X1, with product MDLSLSPTVTLTPALDPPHPSLTPTLHNSHSYLQVLASLDRHRPPSVHQGSFPRRNVKSSHTPQRDGLSLVYSQSSVPSSQALPKPIIVTTREKPGIFFKPKTIQVDGIKKPTASVKFPTPFNHKTKQGSSTVQTKLIAQASTNKMTVSKPPRPPQLSTSSSQTQSPLQDVRRMSSEERSQLEASLSGVEEVAACLVFTDGSSQLRPTVVKGKVACPGVPTVQGLCLSYAAAATGHANEAPRLSYLFIPLTMANESLFSWCRGQLRRLLQHSRVIVYGGQRMVATVISCLDILEHSNEWLHWKVLDLLVAEWLLDPDHPPESFAQVMERCKLRKPPTTSESTTDLCGDVSLLGPAMVCVYQRLREENLWLLFERIEIKAIPILAGMEVAGIQVSANKLLGYAELLKIKISRVEEVAYKAAGHKFSINSTAQLREVLFEELHLDSLYGRTLSKTQVNKVKSTSESVLNQLKELHPLPGLVLEYRQLCKINATYIAGVLPYISRDTLKASWQHTGTATGRLVSCNPNIQAFPKQSINLGVVKKSFIVGKEPEEVTIDIRETVESRPGFTFIAADFKSIELRLVAHFSKDDLLLSILNSNATPDVFVHLASEWLGVAVDAVSPVHRERTKRVVYAVVYGVGKERLAEILNVEPSYAKDLTSSFLSKFPGVRNFIHKTIEECRSKGYLVSICGRRRWFPSINSDNHQLRLHTERQAVNFVVQGSAADICKCGMIEVSQLLARNHSNSQLLVQIHDELIFEVPDLEIQKIAGMLKSSLEKLDLLDYKLKVPLEVRLTAGKTWSSLKEF
- the LOC135346775 gene encoding DNA polymerase nu-like isoform X2; the protein is MDLSLSPTVTLTPALDPPHPSLTPTLHNSHSYLQVLASLDRHRPPSVHQGSFPRRNVKSSHTPQRDGLSLVYSQSSVPSSQALPKPIIVTTREKPGIFFKPKTIQVDGIKKPTASVKFPTPFNHKTKQGSSTVQTKLIAQASTNKMTVSKPPRPPQLSTSSSQTQSPLQDVRRMSSEERSQLEASLSGVEEVAACLVFTDGSSQLRPTVVKGKVACPGVPTVQGLCLSYAAAATGHANEAPRLSYLFIPLTMANESLFSWCRGQLRRLLQHSRVIVYGGQRMVATVISCLDILEHSNEWLHWKVLDLLVAEWLLDPDHPPESFAQVMERCKLRKPPTTSESTTDLCGDVSLLGPAMVCVYQRLREENLWLLFERIEIKAIPILAGMEVAGIQVSANKLLGYAELLKIKISRVEEVAYKAAGHKFSINSTAQLREVLFEELHLDSLYGRTLSKTQVNKVKSTSESVLNQLKELHPLPGLVLEYRQLCKINATYIAGVLPYISRDTLKASWQHTGTATGRLVSCNPNIQAFPKQSINLGVVKKSFIVGKEPEEVTIDIRETVESRPGFTFIAADFKSIELRLVAHFSKDDLLLSILNSNATPDVFVHLASEWLGVAVDAVSPVHRERTKRVVYAVVYGVGKERLAEILNVEPSYAKDLTSSFLSKFPGVRNFIHKTIEECRSKGYLVSICGRRRWFPSINSDNHQLRLHTERQAVNFVVQALEAVLRA